Below is a window of Verrucomicrobiia bacterium DNA.
CTCTTTGCGAGAGTTAGACATTAGGAATAACTATAACAAAATCAACTTTACAACCGCTTGCACTGGTGTATAAAAAAGGGCATGGAAGACTATTCAGACTATGTAGTTGTTTTTGGCCGTGGGTTGACCCAGTTTGACGGAGAATGGCAGATGTCTATCGGTACGCAGCGGCGCGTAGAGGCTGCCCTGGAATACACAGAACAGTACGCGGTAGATGGCATATTTTTGCTAGGTGGTTATTCCAAGTGGGCACCCGTGCCGCCTCCGGGCGTAACTGAAGCCGGACTTATGTTGGCGGATATCCAGGACGAGCTAGACTACGGGGTGCCTGTCCTGACAGACGAGGGCATGACATCCCGGGATACTTTTGACAACGCCGTTAACCTGGCAGCGTTGGTACGGGCCCATGATATGAATCTTACGGAAAACGACAGGCTGTTGTTCGCGTCGGGTAGCAACCACTTTCCGCGTATCAGTCAGCTGAGTGGCTTGGCTATCGGCCTGTCAGAAATGGACATTGCCTGCGCCTTCGACCGTATCCCGGTGGCCGAAGACTCTCGCCTGGGTGCCTTTAAGGAGGCGGTAGGTCGTCTGCTGCTAAAGCCGCTATTGCTCGATATCGAGCCAGGCGACATAACCGAACTGCGAAAAGCCCAGGACATCATGGACGATTGGC
It encodes the following:
- a CDS encoding ElyC/SanA/YdcF family protein; translation: MEDYSDYVVVFGRGLTQFDGEWQMSIGTQRRVEAALEYTEQYAVDGIFLLGGYSKWAPVPPPGVTEAGLMLADIQDELDYGVPVLTDEGMTSRDTFDNAVNLAALVRAHDMNLTENDRLLFASGSNHFPRISQLSGLAIGLSEMDIACAFDRIPVAEDSRLGAFKEAVGRLLLKPLLLDIEPGDITELRKAQDIMDDWLNHKIDMRTIRQIVRAMGMYTFLAYGTHRSGGYFSSQYEH